A single window of Arcobacter venerupis DNA harbors:
- a CDS encoding AraC family transcriptional regulator, translating into MSNTSNLIHNVKFTKPNKEKEIFLYEGDYNNFSFEKHIHEEYTITLIERGNMGAFLRGFNHKFDKSSIITINPEEIHSCGILSKEGFKHHSLYISTDIMDNILKENFNSNLLSFKNFQFSNEVIYQKLYPLMKYDSSIFSKLSWECELIEAISSVLKINTKVSNEIVLPSHYKLVNYAKEFINDNYSQNFTLDDFAKEFDISKYHFLRLFKKHTFVSPHTYLMIRRVEKAKQFLRKNANISEIAYLCGFTDQSHLNKKFKQLTGTTPGEYKNFFL; encoded by the coding sequence ATGAGTAACACTTCAAATTTAATACATAATGTAAAATTTACAAAACCAAATAAAGAAAAAGAAATTTTTCTTTATGAGGGTGATTATAACAATTTTTCTTTTGAAAAACACATTCATGAAGAATATACTATTACTTTAATAGAAAGAGGTAATATGGGTGCATTTTTAAGAGGCTTTAACCATAAATTTGACAAATCATCTATTATTACTATAAATCCAGAGGAAATCCACTCTTGTGGCATATTATCAAAGGAAGGGTTTAAACACCATTCCTTATATATTTCCACCGATATAATGGATAATATATTAAAAGAGAATTTTAATAGTAATCTACTCTCTTTTAAAAATTTTCAATTTTCAAATGAAGTCATTTACCAAAAACTATACCCATTAATGAAATATGACTCTTCTATCTTCTCAAAGTTGTCTTGGGAATGTGAACTAATCGAAGCAATAAGTTCTGTTTTAAAAATTAATACAAAAGTTTCAAATGAAATTGTATTGCCCTCACATTACAAATTAGTAAACTATGCAAAAGAATTTATAAATGACAACTACAGTCAAAACTTTACTTTAGATGACTTTGCAAAAGAATTTGACATATCAAAATACCATTTTCTTAGATTATTTAAAAAACATACCTTTGTTTCTCCTCATACATATTTGATGATAAGAAGAGTTGAAAAGGCAAAACAATTTTTGAGAAAAAATGCCAACATAAGTGAAATTGCATATTTATGTGGATTCACGGATCAAAGTCATTTAAATAAAAAATTTAAACAATTAACAGGAACAACACCAGGAGAATACAAAAACTTTTTTCTCTAG
- a CDS encoding NifB/NifX family molybdenum-iron cluster-binding protein: MIAIPVKTNKLNSAISTLFGKAKYFALINNKGIEIIKNEQKNGQAVIDWLKSKNVDTLITSYLGKKEFLKLMNNIRVYFAGDKTIEIDNLLLKYSEGDLHILNQRNYSNFFKEELENNDCSETNENTEHLENKLQSTNRMIELSDFYKI; encoded by the coding sequence ATGATTGCAATACCCGTAAAAACAAATAAATTAAATAGTGCTATTTCTACACTTTTTGGAAAAGCTAAATATTTTGCTTTAATTAACAATAAAGGTATAGAGATTATAAAAAATGAACAAAAAAATGGACAAGCTGTTATAGATTGGCTAAAAAGTAAAAATGTAGATACTCTTATTACTTCATATTTAGGTAAAAAAGAATTTTTAAAACTTATGAATAATATTAGAGTATATTTTGCTGGTGATAAAACAATAGAAATAGATAATTTGTTATTAAAATACTCAGAAGGTGACTTACATATTTTAAATCAAAGAAATTATAGTAATTTTTTTAAAGAAGAACTTGAAAATAATGATTGTTCAGAAACAAATGAAAATACAGAACATTTAGAAAATAAACTTCAATCGACGAATAGAATGATAGAGTTATCAGATTTTTATAAAATATAA
- the cydB gene encoding cytochrome d ubiquinol oxidase subunit II, with protein sequence MGFGSLELLSLQQYWWIIISLLGGLFVFIMFVQGGQTLIDKLSENETEKTMLINSIGRKWELGFTTLVLFGGGLFAAFPLFYATSFGGAYWVWLAILFCFIIQAVSYEFRTKPNNFLGQKTFEMFLKINGNIGTFLLGVAISTFFSGSEFIVDSNNFVDWQNPLRGLEALLNPYNYLLGFALVFLAKISGALYFINNIDYEKIRIKAVNSIKINMIFFLIFFLGFMGWILIKDGYAVEKSGLIIIERFKYLQNFIDMPIVLGMFLIGVLMVIVAVFVTITFKKTCCIKTGGVGIVLTVMAVLLNVGLNNTSYYPSTSDLQSSLTIMNSSGSLYTLMTMSYVSLMVPFVLAYISYAWYSMDKVKITKEEIESKDSHNY encoded by the coding sequence ATGGGATTTGGATCACTTGAACTTTTAAGCCTTCAACAATATTGGTGGATTATAATATCTTTACTTGGTGGTCTTTTTGTATTTATTATGTTTGTTCAAGGTGGACAAACTTTAATAGATAAATTAAGTGAAAATGAAACAGAAAAAACAATGTTAATAAATAGTATTGGAAGAAAATGGGAACTTGGGTTTACAACTTTAGTTCTATTTGGTGGTGGATTATTTGCTGCTTTTCCTTTATTCTATGCAACAAGTTTTGGGGGAGCTTATTGGGTTTGGTTAGCAATTCTTTTTTGTTTTATTATCCAAGCTGTAAGTTATGAATTTAGAACAAAACCAAATAATTTTTTAGGTCAAAAAACATTTGAAATGTTTTTAAAAATAAATGGAAATATTGGAACATTTTTATTAGGAGTTGCTATTAGTACCTTTTTTAGTGGAAGTGAATTTATAGTTGATTCTAACAACTTTGTAGATTGGCAAAATCCTCTGAGAGGATTAGAAGCACTTCTTAATCCATATAATTATCTTTTAGGTTTTGCTCTTGTATTTTTGGCAAAAATTAGTGGTGCTTTATATTTTATAAATAATATTGATTATGAAAAAATAAGAATTAAAGCAGTTAATTCAATCAAAATAAATATGATTTTCTTTTTAATATTTTTCTTAGGATTTATGGGCTGGATTCTTATTAAAGATGGATATGCTGTTGAAAAAAGTGGTTTAATCATTATTGAAAGATTTAAATATCTTCAAAATTTTATTGATATGCCTATTGTTTTAGGAATGTTTTTAATTGGAGTTTTAATGGTTATAGTTGCTGTATTTGTAACTATTACATTTAAAAAAACTTGTTGTATAAAAACAGGAGGAGTTGGAATTGTACTTACTGTAATGGCTGTTTTATTAAATGTGGGATTAAATAATACCTCTTATTATCCATCAACAAGTGATTTACAAAGTAGCTTAACTATTATGAATAGTTCAGGAAGCCTCTATACGTTAATGACAATGAGTTATGTTTCACTTATGGTTCCATTTGTATTAGCTTATATAAGTTATGCTTGGTATAGCATGGATAAAGTAAAAATTACAAAAGAAGAGATTGAATCAAAAGATTCTCACAATTATTAA
- a CDS encoding cytochrome ubiquinol oxidase subunit I: MEEHLVDWSRAQFALTAMYHWIFVPLTLGLGFIVAIMETIYVKTNDEFWKKTTKFWMGLFAINFAIGVATGLIMEFEFGTNWANYSWFVGDIFGAPLAIEGIFAFFLESTFFAVMFFGWNKVSKGFHLLSTWLVAVGSNLSALWILVANGWMQYPTGMTFNPNTVRNEMNNFWDVLFSPVAISKFLHTIGSGYVLASLFVIGISAWYLLKDRDILFAKKSMIIGASFGLVTSFFLILSGDESAHQVALKQPMKLAAIEGLYEGKEDAGIVAFGILNPKKTISNNEEAFLFEFTIPYALSLLSYHNINAYVPGIKDLVYGNEEQGIISTEEKMQKGKIAINSLENYKEAKDSNNQLLQNESKVLLEENMKYFGYGHIKNKEDVIPPIAISFYSFHIMVALGMWFTLLFIIVLFFLTKRDIMKYPIILKSALWSIPLGYIASEAGWIVAEVGRQPWAIQDLMPVGIAATKIASTNVMISFFVFAILFTVLLIAEIKIMTKQIGLGPESKEH; the protein is encoded by the coding sequence ATGGAAGAGCATTTAGTAGATTGGTCCCGTGCCCAATTTGCACTAACAGCCATGTATCATTGGATTTTTGTTCCATTAACACTTGGGCTTGGGTTTATTGTTGCTATTATGGAAACTATTTATGTAAAAACAAATGATGAATTTTGGAAAAAAACTACAAAATTTTGGATGGGCTTATTTGCTATAAATTTTGCCATTGGAGTAGCAACTGGTCTTATTATGGAGTTTGAATTTGGTACAAACTGGGCAAATTATTCTTGGTTTGTTGGGGATATTTTTGGAGCTCCACTTGCAATTGAGGGTATTTTTGCATTCTTTTTAGAAAGTACTTTTTTTGCTGTTATGTTTTTTGGCTGGAATAAAGTAAGTAAAGGTTTTCATTTATTATCAACTTGGTTGGTTGCAGTTGGTTCAAATCTATCAGCTTTATGGATACTTGTGGCAAATGGTTGGATGCAATACCCAACAGGAATGACTTTTAATCCAAATACTGTAAGAAATGAGATGAATAATTTTTGGGATGTTTTATTCTCACCAGTTGCTATTAGTAAGTTTTTACATACTATTGGAAGTGGTTATGTTTTAGCTTCATTATTTGTAATTGGTATTAGTGCTTGGTATTTATTGAAAGACAGAGATATACTATTTGCCAAAAAATCAATGATTATTGGAGCTAGTTTTGGACTTGTAACTTCATTTTTTCTAATCCTAAGTGGAGATGAATCAGCACATCAAGTTGCACTTAAACAACCTATGAAACTAGCTGCGATTGAGGGTTTATATGAGGGAAAAGAAGATGCAGGAATTGTTGCCTTTGGAATATTAAATCCTAAAAAAACAATTTCAAATAATGAAGAAGCTTTTCTTTTTGAGTTCACAATCCCTTATGCTTTATCTTTATTAAGTTATCACAATATTAATGCTTATGTGCCGGGAATAAAAGATTTAGTTTATGGGAATGAAGAACAAGGAATAATTAGTACAGAAGAAAAAATGCAAAAAGGAAAAATTGCTATAAATTCTTTAGAAAATTACAAAGAAGCAAAAGATTCCAATAATCAACTATTACAAAATGAATCAAAGGTATTACTTGAAGAAAATATGAAATATTTTGGTTACGGACACATTAAAAACAAAGAAGATGTAATTCCACCAATTGCAATTAGTTTTTATTCATTTCATATTATGGTTGCTCTTGGAATGTGGTTTACTTTACTTTTTATAATTGTCTTATTCTTTTTAACAAAAAGAGATATTATGAAATATCCAATTATTCTAAAATCTGCCTTATGGAGTATTCCTCTTGGATATATTGCAAGTGAAGCTGGTTGGATTGTAGCAGAAGTTGGAAGACAGCCTTGGGCTATTCAAGATTTAATGCCAGTAGGCATTGCAGCAACAAAAATAGCTTCTACCAATGTAATGATTAGCTTTTTTGTATTTGCAATACTTTTTACCGTATTACTAATTGCTGAAATAAAAATTATGACAAAACAAATAGGTCTTGGGCCTGAAAGTAAGGAGCACTAA
- a CDS encoding DUF4492 domain-containing protein: protein MLIIKNVYYFYLNGFKNMRLGKTLWKIIIIKLLVLLIFINLFIDNKSLKSEYKTYEEKVDFVYKNLIKEN from the coding sequence ATGTTAATAATTAAGAATGTATATTATTTTTATCTTAATGGTTTCAAGAATATGAGACTAGGTAAGACTTTATGGAAAATTATCATTATAAAATTATTAGTTTTACTTATATTTATAAATCTTTTCATTGACAATAAATCATTAAAATCTGAATATAAGACATATGAAGAGAAAGTTGATTTTGTATATAAAAATCTAATCAAAGAAAATTAA
- a CDS encoding sodium ion-translocating decarboxylase subunit beta → MKKNILVGLFLLFAFFTTTSFANAGTDVVSTQEKQPYHSKTMGELVESFYATTGIKALLQPQVGVKDSHGKDMTLFAQGAGRVIMILICFLLFYLAIKKGFEPLLLLPIGFGGLLANIPIANMAGHDGMLGIIYSMGITNQFFPLLIFMGVGAMTDFGPLLANPKTALLGGAAQFGIFGSLVGAVLLSQYVPGINFTLEQAAAISIIGGADGPTSIFVASKLAPELLGAIAVAAYSYMALVPLIQPPIMRVLTTMKERKIKMPATRKVSKLEKIVFPLVVLTLTILILPDAAPLIGALCLGNFARESGVVDRLSDTMQNALINIVTIFLGLGVGSKLASEQFLVAETMGIMAIGLLAFSAGTAMGVIMAKLMNLVSSKDNQINPLIGAAGVSAVPMAARVVSKEGQLYDKSNILLMHAMGPNVAGVIGSAVAAGVLLSIFK, encoded by the coding sequence ATGAAAAAAAATATATTAGTAGGTTTATTTCTTTTATTCGCATTTTTTACAACAACTAGTTTTGCAAATGCAGGAACAGATGTAGTAAGTACTCAAGAGAAACAACCATACCATTCAAAAACAATGGGTGAATTAGTAGAATCATTTTACGCAACAACTGGGATTAAAGCATTGCTTCAACCCCAAGTTGGTGTAAAAGATTCTCATGGAAAAGATATGACTCTATTTGCACAAGGTGCAGGAAGAGTTATTATGATTTTAATCTGTTTTTTACTATTTTATTTAGCAATTAAAAAAGGGTTTGAACCATTATTATTACTTCCAATTGGATTTGGTGGATTATTAGCAAATATTCCAATTGCTAATATGGCAGGACATGACGGAATGTTGGGAATTATTTATAGTATGGGTATTACTAATCAATTTTTTCCATTACTAATATTTATGGGTGTTGGAGCTATGACAGATTTTGGTCCATTATTAGCTAATCCAAAAACTGCACTTTTAGGTGGTGCTGCACAATTTGGTATATTTGGTTCACTTGTTGGTGCTGTATTGTTATCACAATATGTTCCAGGAATTAATTTTACCCTAGAACAAGCAGCAGCTATTTCAATTATTGGAGGAGCTGATGGACCAACGTCTATATTTGTTGCTTCTAAATTAGCACCTGAATTACTTGGAGCCATTGCTGTTGCTGCATATTCATATATGGCATTAGTACCATTAATTCAACCTCCAATTATGAGAGTATTAACAACAATGAAAGAAAGAAAAATAAAGATGCCAGCAACAAGAAAGGTATCTAAATTAGAGAAAATAGTATTTCCTTTAGTTGTTTTAACATTAACAATTTTAATACTTCCAGATGCTGCACCACTTATTGGAGCGTTATGTCTTGGAAATTTTGCAAGAGAATCAGGAGTTGTTGATAGACTTTCAGATACAATGCAAAATGCATTAATCAATATAGTAACTATATTTTTAGGATTAGGTGTTGGTTCAAAACTAGCATCAGAGCAATTTTTAGTTGCAGAGACAATGGGGATTATGGCAATAGGTCTTTTAGCATTTAGTGCAGGTACTGCAATGGGTGTAATAATGGCTAAATTAATGAATTTAGTTAGTTCAAAAGATAATCAGATCAATCCTTTGATTGGAGCAGCAGGAGTATCAGCTGTGCCAATGGCAGCAAGGGTTGTAAGTAAAGAAGGTCAACTTTATGACAAATCGAACATTTTATTAATGCATGCGATGGGTCCTAATGTGGCTGGAGTAATTGGTTCAGCGGTTGCTGCTGGTGTCCTTTTATCGATATTTAAATAG
- a CDS encoding biotin/lipoyl-containing protein has protein sequence MSKKYIDIMDTTFRDGFQSVFGGRVLMNDFFPAVAAAKEAGITHFEFGGGARFQSLFFYLQENAFDMMDKFRQIVGPDANLQTLARGINTVMLDTGSRELIDLHAKMFAKHGTTTIRNFDALNDVQNLEYSAECIKKYGLNHEVVITLMDLPPGCFGAHDVAFYEKTLRQILDSGLPYDSICFKDASGTSSPQKIYETIQMARNLVGTDTHIRLHTHETAGVSVACYLAALDAGADGIDLAASPVSGGTSQPDILTMLHAVKGKNYDLGGLEIEKILKYQETLNHCLKDYFIPPEATQVSPLIPFSPMPGGALTANTQMMRDNGTLDKFPEVIKAMREVVERGGYGTSVTPVSQFYWQQAYANVMFGPWKQIAPGYGKMVLGYFGKTPVPADPEIIALAALKLKLQPTSENPLDIADRDEKKKISVWKQRLEMEGIPTTEENIFIAAACDEKGIAFLKGESPLNVRKTDAVCEENKDCKLGEKKMNNASGNYTVVVDGQKFNVTIAEGNADIQVTPVTNTNVINNTVSTPATTSGGTPVLAAVNGAVWKILVKEGDYVEADQQIMILEAMKMEIEINAPVAGTITKILVNNTQAVDEGETLAIIG, from the coding sequence ATGTCTAAAAAATATATAGATATCATGGACACAACTTTTAGAGATGGATTTCAATCTGTCTTTGGTGGAAGAGTTCTAATGAATGATTTCTTTCCAGCAGTAGCTGCTGCAAAAGAAGCCGGAATAACTCACTTTGAGTTTGGTGGAGGAGCTAGATTCCAATCTTTATTCTTCTATCTTCAAGAAAATGCATTTGATATGATGGATAAATTTAGGCAAATCGTTGGCCCAGATGCAAACTTACAAACTTTGGCTCGTGGTATAAATACAGTTATGCTAGATACGGGTTCAAGAGAACTAATCGACTTACATGCAAAAATGTTCGCAAAACATGGAACAACAACAATCAGAAATTTTGATGCTTTAAATGATGTTCAAAATCTTGAATATTCTGCTGAATGTATTAAAAAATATGGTTTGAACCATGAAGTAGTAATCACTTTAATGGATTTACCTCCAGGTTGCTTTGGTGCTCATGATGTTGCTTTCTATGAAAAAACATTAAGACAAATTCTTGATAGTGGACTTCCTTATGATTCAATCTGTTTTAAAGATGCATCGGGAACTTCTTCTCCTCAAAAAATCTATGAAACAATTCAAATGGCTAGAAATCTAGTTGGAACTGATACTCATATTAGACTTCATACCCATGAAACTGCTGGTGTTTCAGTTGCTTGTTATTTAGCTGCTTTAGATGCTGGTGCTGATGGGATTGATTTAGCTGCTTCGCCAGTTTCTGGTGGAACTAGCCAACCTGATATTCTTACAATGCTTCATGCTGTTAAAGGTAAAAACTATGATTTAGGTGGTTTAGAAATTGAAAAGATTCTAAAATACCAAGAAACATTAAATCATTGTTTAAAAGACTACTTTATTCCCCCTGAAGCTACTCAAGTTTCTCCTTTAATTCCTTTTTCTCCTATGCCAGGTGGTGCATTAACTGCTAATACTCAAATGATGAGAGATAATGGAACTTTAGATAAATTCCCTGAAGTTATTAAAGCTATGAGAGAAGTTGTAGAACGTGGTGGATATGGTACGTCTGTAACTCCTGTTTCTCAATTTTATTGGCAACAAGCATATGCTAATGTAATGTTTGGACCTTGGAAACAAATAGCTCCTGGTTATGGGAAAATGGTATTAGGATACTTTGGTAAAACTCCAGTTCCTGCAGATCCTGAAATTATTGCACTTGCAGCTCTTAAATTAAAACTTCAACCAACTAGTGAAAATCCTTTAGATATTGCAGATAGAGATGAAAAGAAAAAAATCTCTGTTTGGAAACAAAGATTAGAAATGGAAGGTATTCCTACAACTGAAGAAAATATTTTTATCGCAGCTGCTTGTGATGAAAAAGGAATTGCTTTCTTAAAAGGTGAATCACCTTTAAATGTAAGAAAAACTGATGCTGTTTGTGAAGAGAATAAAGATTGTAAACTAGGAGAGAAAAAGATGAATAACGCAAGTGGAAACTATACAGTTGTAGTAGATGGTCAAAAGTTTAATGTAACAATTGCTGAGGGTAATGCTGATATTCAAGTAACACCTGTTACTAATACTAATGTAATAAATAATACAGTATCAACTCCAGCTACTACAAGTGGAGGAACTCCTGTTCTGGCTGCTGTTAATGGTGCAGTTTGGAAGATTCTTGTAAAAGAAGGTGATTATGTTGAAGCTGATCAACAAATTATGATTTTAGAAGCTATGAAAATGGAAATAGAGATTAATGCACCAGTTGCTGGAACTATTACTAAAATTTTAGTTAATAATACACAAGCTGTTGATGAGGGAGAAACATTAGCCATTATTGGTTAA
- a CDS encoding OadG family protein, giving the protein MEINLVAESIKFMFLGMGVVFAFLTIMIFVLKAQGAILTRFFPQKEKIVSVVTTPVKANNTNVETAKIAAIVAAVQHHKNLKG; this is encoded by the coding sequence ATGGAAATAAACTTAGTAGCAGAGTCAATAAAATTCATGTTTTTAGGGATGGGTGTAGTATTTGCATTCCTAACAATAATGATATTTGTATTAAAAGCACAAGGAGCAATACTAACAAGATTTTTTCCACAAAAAGAAAAAATTGTAAGTGTAGTAACAACACCAGTAAAAGCGAATAATACAAATGTAGAAACTGCAAAGATAGCCGCAATAGTTGCAGCAGTGCAACATCATAAAAATCTAAAGGGTTAA
- a CDS encoding AraC family transcriptional regulator yields MKKETLQKRTKIANDIMYYIYTHIETNIDIEELSIDLNISKFHMHRIFKEAFGKNIYESIKSIRLQKASNLLLTNKYSTISNIVNLCGYSSQSSFIKTFKERFEMTPKDWRNGGYKEYSNKILQQSQRAMQSKASFKDMKPTIVKMPAIESFYIRNKGYNVNITETWQKLQTWILTNNITSYKRIALFHDNPTITPLNECQYIGCIVVDDKKSVKSDRLPNFKIADGVYAKFDLKGITGDVLPFIHWVYHEWLPQSEYETTTKPSYAIYNKIDFLDESNEFDLSFYVSINF; encoded by the coding sequence ATGAAAAAAGAAACCTTACAAAAAAGAACAAAAATCGCAAACGATATTATGTACTATATATACACTCATATAGAGACAAATATTGATATTGAAGAACTAAGTATTGATTTAAATATAAGTAAATTTCATATGCATAGGATTTTTAAAGAGGCATTTGGGAAAAATATTTATGAAAGTATTAAATCAATAAGACTACAAAAAGCATCAAATTTACTTTTAACAAATAAATATTCAACAATTTCAAATATTGTTAATTTGTGTGGATATTCTTCTCAATCTTCTTTTATAAAAACATTTAAAGAACGTTTTGAAATGACTCCAAAAGATTGGAGAAATGGTGGATATAAAGAGTATTCAAATAAAATTTTACAACAATCACAAAGAGCTATGCAATCAAAAGCAAGTTTTAAAGATATGAAACCAACTATTGTAAAAATGCCAGCAATTGAGAGCTTTTATATTAGAAATAAAGGTTACAATGTAAATATTACAGAGACTTGGCAAAAACTCCAAACTTGGATTTTAACTAATAATATTACATCTTATAAAAGAATTGCACTTTTTCATGATAATCCAACAATTACACCTTTAAATGAGTGTCAATATATTGGGTGCATTGTAGTTGATGATAAAAAAAGTGTAAAAAGTGATAGACTACCAAATTTCAAAATTGCAGATGGAGTTTATGCAAAATTTGATTTAAAAGGAATAACGGGAGACGTTTTACCATTTATTCATTGGGTTTATCATGAATGGCTACCTCAAAGTGAATATGAAACTACAACAAAACCATCTTATGCAATTTACAATAAGATAGATTTTTTAGATGAGAGCAATGAATTTGATTTAAGCTTTTATGTCTCTATAAACTTTTGA